Sequence from the Coleofasciculus chthonoplastes PCC 7420 genome:
GGTTTTTTGATGGGAAACCTACAAAACCAACTCGGATTACTCCGGTAATGTTAGCTTAGACAATGTTAGTGGTCGGTACTTTCTCAAAAGCACTGCCTCCCAGATGACTGTTTAACTTTTGAGTTTTAGAGCTACAGACTAGCTACGCATCCGTAGGTAAGAACTTAAACACTTGCCACTAACGTAGGCATTCCTGCCTGAGTCGGGTCAACTCGGGCTATCTTACCAGCCCCCGTTATAATCGGTACTCCGATTTAACGGTGGGTTGTTGACTGACGCTTGTTTTGGAGACAACTGAATTTTAGCTCTTTCGGGGGGACGCATCACGCTCACTCAACAGTAGAGCGTGAGATGAATGACGAATGATTCAACAGCTTTGTGATCATCGAGTTCTTTTAGAGGGTAATGCAAACACCTCATGATATGCTAGTCTGACAACGAGTTATTTTGAGTTCTAGTCATTGTTTCAGGGTATAAAAGAGACATAGATTGAGTCGGTCGGGCGGGGTTTCCGTATCTGATGATAGTACATTCAGAGCGTCTACAGCAGCGAATCTACCCCTAAACCAGCTAGGCTAGGCAAAAGGTTTCCATTGTCGAAGCCAGGAGAACTTGGACTGCCTGTTCCAGCAGACGTAGCCAGCTACGTCTAGAAGCCAGGATATGAATTGAGCTGCCTACTCATCAACTCCGAACGAGAACTGTTATCGTTAATTTGTCCCGTTAAGGGCAAGCCAACGGTAAGATCTCAGTCAATTGGCGCAAACCTAGGTCTGTCGTGTTATCACAAGACAAAAATCGCCTTTGTTCAAATCTTATGGGTTTTGTCAGAATATAGATTACATATTTCCCTTAAATAATGTTTTAAGCTTAAGAAAATTTAATTGTTTTTTTGGCTGCGTTAAGTCACTGTCCACGGAATCGATGTGTTAAAAAATTGGAGGTAGATCATTTGTCTAGTCAAGTTCGCGTTGCTATACTGGGCGCAACGGGTGCAGTCGGCGCCGAGTTACTGGAATTATTAGAAAGTCGTAACTTTCCCCTTACCCATTTAAAGCTTTTAGCCTCACCTCGTTCGGCGGGACGGACTCTCCAGTTTCGAGGCGAATCCCTACCGGTGGAAGCCGTAGGGGAGGATTCGTTTAAAGAGGTGGATTTGGTTTTAGCCTCGGCTGGGGGGTCAACATCCAAAGCTTGGGCATCTAAAGCCGTTGAGCAGGGAGCTGTGGTGGTTGACAATTCCAGCGCTTTTCGCATGAATCCTGACGTCCCCCTGGTTATTCCTGAGGTCAATCCGGAAGCGGCGGCGAAGCATAAAGGGATTATCGCCAATCCCAACTGCACGACGATATTAATGGCAGTAGCCGTTTGGCCCCTGCATCAGGTGCAACCTATCCAACGGATTGTCGTGGCTACCTATCAATCAGCTAGCGGTGCAGGTAGACGGGCGATGGAAGAACTTAAAGCCCAAGCTCAAGCCATTTTGCAGGAGCAAACGCCACCCACGGAAAGCTTTCCCTACCCCTTGGCATTTAACCTGTTTCCACACAATTCTCCCTTAAATGATCAGGGATATTGTGAGGAAGAGATGAAAATGGTCAATGAAACCCGTAAGATTTTCAACGATCCCCAGATTCGTATCAGCGCCACTTGTGTTCGAGTTCCTGTGCTACGAGCTCACTCAGAAGCGATTAATCTAGAGTTTGCTCAACCCATGTCTGTCGCCACAGCCAAGGAGTTACTGGCTAATGCGCCGGGAGTGCGACTGGTTGAAGATTGGCAGGCGAATTATTTCCCCATGCCGATAGATGCTACGGGTAAGGACGATGTACTGGTGGGGCGAATTCGACAAGACTTGTCTCATCCCAGTGGATTAGAGATTTGGTTGAGTGGTGACCAAATTCGCAAAGGGGCAGCGTTGAATGCTGTACAAATTGCCGAGTTGTTGGTGGAACGAAATTGGTTAAAGCCAGCAACAGCAATGATGGCTTATTAATTTGTCATTGGTCTTATTTCCTTTGTTCTATCCTGTGGCAAAGCTGTTGTGTATCTATTGTCGTTAGTTCAGAGTTAATTTTAGCTTGATCGGCGAGAAGCCTCACACCATAATCTTTGATTTGGTGTGAGATGAATCGCCTGTGTAGAGTGTGAGTTATAATTGAACTTAAGGAGGTGATAAAAATTGAAGCGAAGCAAAGACACATTTAAACTGAACTACCAGTATAGAATTGTGCTGGATAAGCAACAAAGTTATCAGCTAAATGAATGGCTGTACAAGTTGTGCCGGATACACAATCTGATGTTGGAAGAACGGTTTAACTGGTGGGAGCGTAATCGCTCACCTGTCAATGCTTGTCCAATTTTTGTAACTTATTTACCAGACCTCAAAGACCCGCCAACCTATTACTCACAGAAACGGGCAACCCATTGGTCAAGGGAATCGAATAAACACCTGTACGAAGGGGTTTATTCCCAGGTAATCCAGGAAGCAATTAAGCGGGTAGAAGATACGTTTAATCGGTTTATTAAAGGCGATTTAAATAGGAAG
This genomic interval carries:
- a CDS encoding aspartate-semialdehyde dehydrogenase; this encodes MSSQVRVAILGATGAVGAELLELLESRNFPLTHLKLLASPRSAGRTLQFRGESLPVEAVGEDSFKEVDLVLASAGGSTSKAWASKAVEQGAVVVDNSSAFRMNPDVPLVIPEVNPEAAAKHKGIIANPNCTTILMAVAVWPLHQVQPIQRIVVATYQSASGAGRRAMEELKAQAQAILQEQTPPTESFPYPLAFNLFPHNSPLNDQGYCEEEMKMVNETRKIFNDPQIRISATCVRVPVLRAHSEAINLEFAQPMSVATAKELLANAPGVRLVEDWQANYFPMPIDATGKDDVLVGRIRQDLSHPSGLEIWLSGDQIRKGAALNAVQIAELLVERNWLKPATAMMAY